The following nucleotide sequence is from Bacteroidales bacterium.
AATCCCCCAGATCAATCCACCATATAAGAAAACTACAACCAAAGAAAAAGCCATTAACCTTGCCTCTTTTTTTAGCACACCACCCATGAAATGGAACCCAGCCAAAGCATATACAATTCCTGAAGCGCCAATATGAATCCCGGTATCTTTGGCAAAGATCCACACCCAGAAACCAGTGGTAATCCATAAGAGTGCAAGAATTCTGTATGCCAGTCTCTCATAGAAGTAAAAAAGTCCGGCACTCAGCACAAAAAGGGGGACAGAGTTGGCTGAAATATGAGCGAAAGATGCATGCAGGAATGGAGAGAGAAGGATGCCCTTCAAACCTGACCAATGCTGAGGGAGAAGGCCATAACCTGAAAAATCCTGATGGGATATGTACTCAACTAACCAAACAGCCCAGATCAAAAGGATCAGAATTGCCGGCGCCAGAAGGCTATGTATAAACCGTTTTTTATCAGTAGAATCCATTATTCAGGAAATGAATTCTTTACTAACAAATGAAAGCCCAAAATAGAGTTACTGCCATAATGACAGGGGCTAATTCTCCCTGAAAGATTTTGGCTTAACGATTGTGAACACCCTGTTTACAGTAAAACCGAAATATATATCACCTTTGGTTATGTCCCCGGTAGTTTCTGTTATAAAGGCTCTTTCAAACATTGGCTGCGAATTACTGACCCTCAGTTGGAATACGTGGCCTCCCGTTTCGATATCGAAACCAACAGCTATGGCATCCTTAAATTTCTTGTCATCATTGCCATTGAAGGTGTGGAAATATTCGGCATTTAAAGAAGTCCTCTGAGTTAGTTTGATCCGGCCCCCTGCTCCAAGAGCATATATGTCATTAGGCTCATTTCGCGTGGCTACCAGGTTTTTATGGATCATAGTAGGTGTTAATTGAAATGAGAATGCATTTGAGAACTTCCTGGCCAGAAGCAACTGATTGCAAAAAGCCAGTCTTGAAGAAAAATAATTTGTACGCGTTTCATCCTGCCATTTCAATCCATTTACTGAAGTGCTGGAATAAAAAATTAAGGAAATTGGCATATTCCGTTTTCCGGTACTTTGTCGTAATACTTTGGCTTTAACAGCTCCATCAACGGTCTTTTCAAAATTACTTCTTCCAATAGAAACAGAAAGCCAATCATTAATACCATATTCAAGTCCCAGGCGAATTGTCGACTTATCTAGTCCAAAGAATTCATAAGCACCTTCATTGATTCTGCCGAAATTATGTTCTATCAGGAATTGCAGTGTTCCAGGAGCAGGGCTTTCCACAGATTGCCCAAGAACAAGGCGAGTTGTTTTGAAAGTTGCATAGGCATAGTCGGTAGCCGGAGCCTCATCATTGAGGAGATTCATTAGATCGTCCTGGGCATTAAGAGGGCTGGTTTGTAAGATTAAGACTATTAATACAGAGAAAAAAAGCTTAGGTGATAATGACATTGGAGTTTGTTTTTCGAAGAAGTTTGAACAAGGCTATTTTACAAAAGAACATTTGCTGAATTTGACATCCGTCATATCAAATCCATTGCAGAATCCTTTAATTTTCACATCAGTGCCTTTCGCTATAGCCAATCCTTCCGCATTGTATTTGCTCAGGAGTTCACAGCGGATGGATTTGTCACCGAACATGGAATCAGCTTCCATTACAAAAACAGCAAACACTAGTGAGTCTGACTGATCTGTCCGGTCCATTTTACCGGTTATTTCAATTACTTTACCGGTGTACAAAGAATCTGCAAGTTTCATAT
It contains:
- a CDS encoding rhomboid family intramembrane serine protease — its product is MDSTDKKRFIHSLLAPAILILLIWAVWLVEYISHQDFSGYGLLPQHWSGLKGILLSPFLHASFAHISANSVPLFVLSAGLFYFYERLAYRILALLWITTGFWVWIFAKDTGIHIGASGIVYALAGFHFMGGVLKKEARLMAFSLVVVFLYGGLIWGIIPDFFPEKNISWESHLLGLLAGVMIAFFYRSYGPQKKEYLWEDEDDEPDQEPPAISEIEPLSNDNGTPLEETTVTPPFKIVYHLRKDETNP